Proteins found in one Larimichthys crocea isolate SSNF chromosome I, L_crocea_2.0, whole genome shotgun sequence genomic segment:
- the sema3fb gene encoding semaphorin-3F isoform X1 produces MLLDGLWTVHALLALSSFVLGNPAINDPLAAPRVFISFKELRSTGTAHHFAYLLNTSDYRILRMDEDHDRMYIGSKDHILSLDLHDINKDPHIIHWPVSERRRMECLVSGKDANEECANFIRLIEPWNRTQLYVCGTGAYNPVCTFVNRGRKPQTSMYLQMAQARGRASRAAEPSAVHETLGLKEEIFHLEPGKVESGKGKCSYDPKLNSVSALINGELYAGVYVDFMGTDSAIFRTLGTKTAMRTDQYNSRWLNDPSFIHVHLIPDSAERNDDKLYFFFREKSSEMGQSPVTQSRIGRICLNDDGGHCCLVNKWSTFLKARLICSVPGADGMETHFDELRDVYIQPTQDTKNPVIYGVFSVSGSVFKGSAVCVYSMADIRMVFNGPFAHKEGPNYQWVAYTGKIPYPRPGTCPGGTFTPNMKSTKDYPDEVINFMRNHPAMYNAVYPVHKRPLVVRTNVDYEFTTITVDQVTAADGNYEVLFLGTDKGTVQKVIVLPRDDLQTEELVLEEVEVFKVPTPITTMKISSKRQQLYVSSVVGLTQLALHRCDVYGEACADCCLARDPYCAWDGKSCSRYSASQKRSDPFRRSRRQDVKYGNPIRQCRGFNSNGKTNKNTLEMVQYGVEGSSTFLECQARSPHAVIKWHLQRDNSDRRKEMRSDGRILKTEQGLLLRSLQPSDSGMYQCTATEKNFKHSLVKLQLVVLSGRAVNNVLVEGGGGLLPSSLHSSTQWTPSAGQYKDLLTILSQPEMTLINQYCQDYWQFGDPLLGALKAKDLKELKEQKKPRNRRHHGEEEEEEEKEEREEVET; encoded by the exons AGCTGAGATCCACTGGTACTGCTCATCACTTCGCCTACCTCCTCAACACATCCGACTACCGGATCCTGCGTATGGATGAGGACCATGACCGCATGTACATTGGAAGCAAGGATCACATCCTGTCCCTGGACCTCCATGACATCAACAAGGACCCACATATT ATCCACTGGCCAGTGTCCGAACGAAGAAGGATGGAGTGCCTCGTGAGTGGGAAGGATGCCAAT GAGGAGTGTGCAAACTTCATCCGTCTGATCGAGCCATGGAACCGGACCCAGCTGTACGTCTGTGGGACAGGAGCTTACAATCCAGTCTGTACCTTTGTCAACCGTGGCCGCAAACCTCAG ACGTCCATGTATCTGCAGATGGCCCAGGCCAGAGGAAGGGCTAGCCGCGCAGCTGAACCCAGCGCGGTGCACGAGACACTTGGATTAAAG GAAGAAATCTTCCATTTGGAGCCGGGGAAAGTGGAATCTGGGAAGGGAAAGTGCTCCTACGACCCAAAGCTCAACAGCGTGTCAGCTTTGATCA atGGTGAACTGTATGCTGGGGTCTATGTTGACTTTATGGGAACAGACTCTGCCATTTTCCGTACTTTGGGGACAAAGACTGCCATGCGAACAGATCAGTACAACTCCAGATGGTTAAATG ACCCCAGTTTCATCCATGTACACCTCATCCCAGACAGCGCTGAGAGAAATGACGACAAGCTGTATTTCTTCTTCCGGGAGAAGTCTTCCGAGATGGGCCAGAGTCCTGTGACCCAGTCCCGTATAGGACGCATCTGTCTG AATGACGATGGAGGCCACTGCTGTCTGGTCAATAAGTGGAGCACCTTCCTGAAGGCCAGGCTCATCTGCTCGGTGCCGGGTGCCGACGGCATGGAGACACACTTTGATGAGCTCC GAGATGTTTACATACAGCCAACACAGGACACAAAAAACCCTGTGATATATGGagtcttctctgtctctgg CTCTGTCTTCAAAGGCTCAGCAGTTTGTGTCTACTCCATGGCCGACATCCGCATGGTCTTCAACGGACCCTTTGCCCACAAGGAGGGTCCCAATTACCAGTGGGTGGCCTACACTGGGAAGATCCCCTACCCTCGACCCGGCACA tgccCTGGAGGTACGTTCACCCCCAACATGAAGTCCACAAAGGACTATCCAGATGAAGTGATTAACTTTATGAGGAATCACCCTGCCATGTACAATGCCGTGTACCCGGTACATAAGCGCCCCCTGGTGGTTCGGACCAACGTGGACTATGAGTTCACCACCATCACTGTGGACCAGGTGACAGCTGCAGATGGCAACTATGAAGTGCTCTTCTTAGGAActg ACAAGGGAACAGTTCAGAAAGTAATTGTTCTGCCCAGAGATGACCTGCAGACTGAGGAGCTGGTCCTGGAGGAGGTAGAGGTTTTCAAG GTCCCTACTCCAATTACAACAATGAAGATCTCATCCAAAAGA CAACAGCTGTATGTGTCATCTGTGGTAGGGCTGACACAGCTGGCTCTTCACCGATGTGACGTGTACGGCGAGGCCTGTGCTGACTGCTGTCTGGCCAGAGACCCTTACTGTGCATGGGATGGCAAGTCCTGCTCCCGTTACTCGGCCTCGCAGAAGAG GTCTGACCCCTTTAGACGTAGCCGGCGGCAGGACGTTAAGTACGGGAACCCCATCCGCCAATGCCGAGGATTCAACTCCAATGGTAAGA CCAATAAGAACACTCTGGAGATGGTGCAGTACGGGGTGGAGGGAAGCAGTACCTTCCTGGAGTGTCAGGCCCGCTCTCCACATGCTGTCATCAAATGGCATCTGCAGAGAGATAACAGCGACCGCAGGAAAGAG ATGCGTTCTGATGGTCGGATTTTGAAGACAGAACAAGGTCTACTCCTGCGCTCTCTGCAGCCGTCTGACTCCGGCATGTACCAGTGTACGGCCACGGAGAAGAACTTCAAACACTCGCTGGTCAAGCTGCAGTTGGTGGTGCTGTCGGGCCGGGCCGTCAACAACGTGCTGGTGGAGGGCGGAGGAGGGCTGTTGCCGTCTTCTCTCCACTCCAGCACCCAGTGGACCCCCAGCGCAGGCCAGTACAAGGACCTGTTGACCATCCTGAGCCAGCCAGAGATGACCCTCATTAATCAGTACTGCCAGGACTACTGGCAGTTCGGAGACCCGCTGCTGGGCGCCCTCAAGGCCAAAGACCTGAAGGAGCTAAAAGAGCAGAAGAAACCCCGCAACCGCCGGCATcacggggaggaggaggaggaggaggagaaagaggagcgGGAGGAAGTAGAGACATGA
- the sema3fb gene encoding semaphorin-3F isoform X3, protein MLLDGLWTVHALLALSSFVLGNPAINDPLAAPRVFISFKELRSTGTAHHFAYLLNTSDYRILRMDEDHDRMYIGSKDHILSLDLHDINKDPHIIHWPVSERRRMECLVSGKDANEECANFIRLIEPWNRTQLYVCGTGAYNPVCTFVNRGRKPQTSMYLQMAQARGRASRAAEPSAVHETLGLKEEIFHLEPGKVESGKGKCSYDPKLNSVSALINGELYAGVYVDFMGTDSAIFRTLGTKTAMRTDQYNSRWLNDPSFIHVHLIPDSAERNDDKLYFFFREKSSEMGQSPVTQSRIGRICLNDDGGHCCLVNKWSTFLKARLICSVPGADGMETHFDELRDVYIQPTQDTKNPVIYGVFSVSGSVFKGSAVCVYSMADIRMVFNGPFAHKEGPNYQWVAYTGKIPYPRPGTCPGGTFTPNMKSTKDYPDEVINFMRNHPAMYNAVYPVHKRPLVVRTNVDYEFTTITVDQVTAADGNYEVLFLGTDKGTVQKVIVLPRDDLQTEELVLEEVEVFKVPTPITTMKISSKRQQLYVSSVVGLTQLALHRCDVYGEACADCCLARDPYCAWDGKSCSRYSASQKRRSRRQDVKYGNPIRQCRGFNSNGKTNKNTLEMVQYGVEGSSTFLECQARSPHAVIKWHLQRDNSDRRKEMRSDGRILKTEQGLLLRSLQPSDSGMYQCTATEKNFKHSLVKLQLVVLSGRAVNNVLVEGGGGLLPSSLHSSTQWTPSAGQYKDLLTILSQPEMTLINQYCQDYWQFGDPLLGALKAKDLKELKEQKKPRNRRHHGEEEEEEEKEEREEVET, encoded by the exons AGCTGAGATCCACTGGTACTGCTCATCACTTCGCCTACCTCCTCAACACATCCGACTACCGGATCCTGCGTATGGATGAGGACCATGACCGCATGTACATTGGAAGCAAGGATCACATCCTGTCCCTGGACCTCCATGACATCAACAAGGACCCACATATT ATCCACTGGCCAGTGTCCGAACGAAGAAGGATGGAGTGCCTCGTGAGTGGGAAGGATGCCAAT GAGGAGTGTGCAAACTTCATCCGTCTGATCGAGCCATGGAACCGGACCCAGCTGTACGTCTGTGGGACAGGAGCTTACAATCCAGTCTGTACCTTTGTCAACCGTGGCCGCAAACCTCAG ACGTCCATGTATCTGCAGATGGCCCAGGCCAGAGGAAGGGCTAGCCGCGCAGCTGAACCCAGCGCGGTGCACGAGACACTTGGATTAAAG GAAGAAATCTTCCATTTGGAGCCGGGGAAAGTGGAATCTGGGAAGGGAAAGTGCTCCTACGACCCAAAGCTCAACAGCGTGTCAGCTTTGATCA atGGTGAACTGTATGCTGGGGTCTATGTTGACTTTATGGGAACAGACTCTGCCATTTTCCGTACTTTGGGGACAAAGACTGCCATGCGAACAGATCAGTACAACTCCAGATGGTTAAATG ACCCCAGTTTCATCCATGTACACCTCATCCCAGACAGCGCTGAGAGAAATGACGACAAGCTGTATTTCTTCTTCCGGGAGAAGTCTTCCGAGATGGGCCAGAGTCCTGTGACCCAGTCCCGTATAGGACGCATCTGTCTG AATGACGATGGAGGCCACTGCTGTCTGGTCAATAAGTGGAGCACCTTCCTGAAGGCCAGGCTCATCTGCTCGGTGCCGGGTGCCGACGGCATGGAGACACACTTTGATGAGCTCC GAGATGTTTACATACAGCCAACACAGGACACAAAAAACCCTGTGATATATGGagtcttctctgtctctgg CTCTGTCTTCAAAGGCTCAGCAGTTTGTGTCTACTCCATGGCCGACATCCGCATGGTCTTCAACGGACCCTTTGCCCACAAGGAGGGTCCCAATTACCAGTGGGTGGCCTACACTGGGAAGATCCCCTACCCTCGACCCGGCACA tgccCTGGAGGTACGTTCACCCCCAACATGAAGTCCACAAAGGACTATCCAGATGAAGTGATTAACTTTATGAGGAATCACCCTGCCATGTACAATGCCGTGTACCCGGTACATAAGCGCCCCCTGGTGGTTCGGACCAACGTGGACTATGAGTTCACCACCATCACTGTGGACCAGGTGACAGCTGCAGATGGCAACTATGAAGTGCTCTTCTTAGGAActg ACAAGGGAACAGTTCAGAAAGTAATTGTTCTGCCCAGAGATGACCTGCAGACTGAGGAGCTGGTCCTGGAGGAGGTAGAGGTTTTCAAG GTCCCTACTCCAATTACAACAATGAAGATCTCATCCAAAAGA CAACAGCTGTATGTGTCATCTGTGGTAGGGCTGACACAGCTGGCTCTTCACCGATGTGACGTGTACGGCGAGGCCTGTGCTGACTGCTGTCTGGCCAGAGACCCTTACTGTGCATGGGATGGCAAGTCCTGCTCCCGTTACTCGGCCTCGCAGAAGAG ACGTAGCCGGCGGCAGGACGTTAAGTACGGGAACCCCATCCGCCAATGCCGAGGATTCAACTCCAATGGTAAGA CCAATAAGAACACTCTGGAGATGGTGCAGTACGGGGTGGAGGGAAGCAGTACCTTCCTGGAGTGTCAGGCCCGCTCTCCACATGCTGTCATCAAATGGCATCTGCAGAGAGATAACAGCGACCGCAGGAAAGAG ATGCGTTCTGATGGTCGGATTTTGAAGACAGAACAAGGTCTACTCCTGCGCTCTCTGCAGCCGTCTGACTCCGGCATGTACCAGTGTACGGCCACGGAGAAGAACTTCAAACACTCGCTGGTCAAGCTGCAGTTGGTGGTGCTGTCGGGCCGGGCCGTCAACAACGTGCTGGTGGAGGGCGGAGGAGGGCTGTTGCCGTCTTCTCTCCACTCCAGCACCCAGTGGACCCCCAGCGCAGGCCAGTACAAGGACCTGTTGACCATCCTGAGCCAGCCAGAGATGACCCTCATTAATCAGTACTGCCAGGACTACTGGCAGTTCGGAGACCCGCTGCTGGGCGCCCTCAAGGCCAAAGACCTGAAGGAGCTAAAAGAGCAGAAGAAACCCCGCAACCGCCGGCATcacggggaggaggaggaggaggaggagaaagaggagcgGGAGGAAGTAGAGACATGA
- the sema3fb gene encoding semaphorin-3F isoform X2 encodes MLLDGLWTVHALLALSSFVLGNPAINDPLAAPRVFISFKELRSTGTAHHFAYLLNTSDYRILRMDEDHDRMYIGSKDHILSLDLHDINKDPHIIHWPVSERRRMECLVSGKDANEECANFIRLIEPWNRTQLYVCGTGAYNPVCTFVNRGRKPQTSMYLQMAQARGRASRAAEPSAVHETLGLKEEIFHLEPGKVESGKGKCSYDPKLNSVSALINGELYAGVYVDFMGTDSAIFRTLGTKTAMRTDQYNSRWLNDPSFIHVHLIPDSAERNDDKLYFFFREKSSEMGQSPVTQSRIGRICLNDDGGHCCLVNKWSTFLKARLICSVPGADGMETHFDELRDVYIQPTQDTKNPVIYGVFSVSGSVFKGSAVCVYSMADIRMVFNGPFAHKEGPNYQWVAYTGKIPYPRPGTCPGGTFTPNMKSTKDYPDEVINFMRNHPAMYNAVYPVHKRPLVVRTNVDYEFTTITVDQVTAADGNYEVLFLGTDKGTVQKVIVLPRDDLQTEELVLEEVEVFKVPTPITTMKISSKRQQLYVSSVVGLTQLALHRCDVYGEACADCCLARDPYCAWDGKSCSRYSASQKRSDPFRRSRRQDVKYGNPIRQCRGFNSNANKNTLEMVQYGVEGSSTFLECQARSPHAVIKWHLQRDNSDRRKEMRSDGRILKTEQGLLLRSLQPSDSGMYQCTATEKNFKHSLVKLQLVVLSGRAVNNVLVEGGGGLLPSSLHSSTQWTPSAGQYKDLLTILSQPEMTLINQYCQDYWQFGDPLLGALKAKDLKELKEQKKPRNRRHHGEEEEEEEKEEREEVET; translated from the exons AGCTGAGATCCACTGGTACTGCTCATCACTTCGCCTACCTCCTCAACACATCCGACTACCGGATCCTGCGTATGGATGAGGACCATGACCGCATGTACATTGGAAGCAAGGATCACATCCTGTCCCTGGACCTCCATGACATCAACAAGGACCCACATATT ATCCACTGGCCAGTGTCCGAACGAAGAAGGATGGAGTGCCTCGTGAGTGGGAAGGATGCCAAT GAGGAGTGTGCAAACTTCATCCGTCTGATCGAGCCATGGAACCGGACCCAGCTGTACGTCTGTGGGACAGGAGCTTACAATCCAGTCTGTACCTTTGTCAACCGTGGCCGCAAACCTCAG ACGTCCATGTATCTGCAGATGGCCCAGGCCAGAGGAAGGGCTAGCCGCGCAGCTGAACCCAGCGCGGTGCACGAGACACTTGGATTAAAG GAAGAAATCTTCCATTTGGAGCCGGGGAAAGTGGAATCTGGGAAGGGAAAGTGCTCCTACGACCCAAAGCTCAACAGCGTGTCAGCTTTGATCA atGGTGAACTGTATGCTGGGGTCTATGTTGACTTTATGGGAACAGACTCTGCCATTTTCCGTACTTTGGGGACAAAGACTGCCATGCGAACAGATCAGTACAACTCCAGATGGTTAAATG ACCCCAGTTTCATCCATGTACACCTCATCCCAGACAGCGCTGAGAGAAATGACGACAAGCTGTATTTCTTCTTCCGGGAGAAGTCTTCCGAGATGGGCCAGAGTCCTGTGACCCAGTCCCGTATAGGACGCATCTGTCTG AATGACGATGGAGGCCACTGCTGTCTGGTCAATAAGTGGAGCACCTTCCTGAAGGCCAGGCTCATCTGCTCGGTGCCGGGTGCCGACGGCATGGAGACACACTTTGATGAGCTCC GAGATGTTTACATACAGCCAACACAGGACACAAAAAACCCTGTGATATATGGagtcttctctgtctctgg CTCTGTCTTCAAAGGCTCAGCAGTTTGTGTCTACTCCATGGCCGACATCCGCATGGTCTTCAACGGACCCTTTGCCCACAAGGAGGGTCCCAATTACCAGTGGGTGGCCTACACTGGGAAGATCCCCTACCCTCGACCCGGCACA tgccCTGGAGGTACGTTCACCCCCAACATGAAGTCCACAAAGGACTATCCAGATGAAGTGATTAACTTTATGAGGAATCACCCTGCCATGTACAATGCCGTGTACCCGGTACATAAGCGCCCCCTGGTGGTTCGGACCAACGTGGACTATGAGTTCACCACCATCACTGTGGACCAGGTGACAGCTGCAGATGGCAACTATGAAGTGCTCTTCTTAGGAActg ACAAGGGAACAGTTCAGAAAGTAATTGTTCTGCCCAGAGATGACCTGCAGACTGAGGAGCTGGTCCTGGAGGAGGTAGAGGTTTTCAAG GTCCCTACTCCAATTACAACAATGAAGATCTCATCCAAAAGA CAACAGCTGTATGTGTCATCTGTGGTAGGGCTGACACAGCTGGCTCTTCACCGATGTGACGTGTACGGCGAGGCCTGTGCTGACTGCTGTCTGGCCAGAGACCCTTACTGTGCATGGGATGGCAAGTCCTGCTCCCGTTACTCGGCCTCGCAGAAGAG GTCTGACCCCTTTAGACGTAGCCGGCGGCAGGACGTTAAGTACGGGAACCCCATCCGCCAATGCCGAGGATTCAACTCCAATG CCAATAAGAACACTCTGGAGATGGTGCAGTACGGGGTGGAGGGAAGCAGTACCTTCCTGGAGTGTCAGGCCCGCTCTCCACATGCTGTCATCAAATGGCATCTGCAGAGAGATAACAGCGACCGCAGGAAAGAG ATGCGTTCTGATGGTCGGATTTTGAAGACAGAACAAGGTCTACTCCTGCGCTCTCTGCAGCCGTCTGACTCCGGCATGTACCAGTGTACGGCCACGGAGAAGAACTTCAAACACTCGCTGGTCAAGCTGCAGTTGGTGGTGCTGTCGGGCCGGGCCGTCAACAACGTGCTGGTGGAGGGCGGAGGAGGGCTGTTGCCGTCTTCTCTCCACTCCAGCACCCAGTGGACCCCCAGCGCAGGCCAGTACAAGGACCTGTTGACCATCCTGAGCCAGCCAGAGATGACCCTCATTAATCAGTACTGCCAGGACTACTGGCAGTTCGGAGACCCGCTGCTGGGCGCCCTCAAGGCCAAAGACCTGAAGGAGCTAAAAGAGCAGAAGAAACCCCGCAACCGCCGGCATcacggggaggaggaggaggaggaggagaaagaggagcgGGAGGAAGTAGAGACATGA
- the sema3fb gene encoding semaphorin-3F isoform X7, whose protein sequence is MLLDGLWTVHALLALSSFVLGNPAINDPLAAPRVFISFKELRSTGTAHHFAYLLNTSDYRILRMDEDHDRMYIGSKDHILSLDLHDINKDPHIIHWPVSERRRMECLVSGKDANEECANFIRLIEPWNRTQLYVCGTGAYNPVCTFVNRGRKPQEEIFHLEPGKVESGKGKCSYDPKLNSVSALINGELYAGVYVDFMGTDSAIFRTLGTKTAMRTDQYNSRWLNDPSFIHVHLIPDSAERNDDKLYFFFREKSSEMGQSPVTQSRIGRICLNDDGGHCCLVNKWSTFLKARLICSVPGADGMETHFDELRDVYIQPTQDTKNPVIYGVFSVSGSVFKGSAVCVYSMADIRMVFNGPFAHKEGPNYQWVAYTGKIPYPRPGTCPGGTFTPNMKSTKDYPDEVINFMRNHPAMYNAVYPVHKRPLVVRTNVDYEFTTITVDQVTAADGNYEVLFLGTDKGTVQKVIVLPRDDLQTEELVLEEVEVFKVPTPITTMKISSKRQQLYVSSVVGLTQLALHRCDVYGEACADCCLARDPYCAWDGKSCSRYSASQKRRSRRQDVKYGNPIRQCRGFNSNANKNTLEMVQYGVEGSSTFLECQARSPHAVIKWHLQRDNSDRRKEMRSDGRILKTEQGLLLRSLQPSDSGMYQCTATEKNFKHSLVKLQLVVLSGRAVNNVLVEGGGGLLPSSLHSSTQWTPSAGQYKDLLTILSQPEMTLINQYCQDYWQFGDPLLGALKAKDLKELKEQKKPRNRRHHGEEEEEEEKEEREEVET, encoded by the exons AGCTGAGATCCACTGGTACTGCTCATCACTTCGCCTACCTCCTCAACACATCCGACTACCGGATCCTGCGTATGGATGAGGACCATGACCGCATGTACATTGGAAGCAAGGATCACATCCTGTCCCTGGACCTCCATGACATCAACAAGGACCCACATATT ATCCACTGGCCAGTGTCCGAACGAAGAAGGATGGAGTGCCTCGTGAGTGGGAAGGATGCCAAT GAGGAGTGTGCAAACTTCATCCGTCTGATCGAGCCATGGAACCGGACCCAGCTGTACGTCTGTGGGACAGGAGCTTACAATCCAGTCTGTACCTTTGTCAACCGTGGCCGCAAACCTCAG GAAGAAATCTTCCATTTGGAGCCGGGGAAAGTGGAATCTGGGAAGGGAAAGTGCTCCTACGACCCAAAGCTCAACAGCGTGTCAGCTTTGATCA atGGTGAACTGTATGCTGGGGTCTATGTTGACTTTATGGGAACAGACTCTGCCATTTTCCGTACTTTGGGGACAAAGACTGCCATGCGAACAGATCAGTACAACTCCAGATGGTTAAATG ACCCCAGTTTCATCCATGTACACCTCATCCCAGACAGCGCTGAGAGAAATGACGACAAGCTGTATTTCTTCTTCCGGGAGAAGTCTTCCGAGATGGGCCAGAGTCCTGTGACCCAGTCCCGTATAGGACGCATCTGTCTG AATGACGATGGAGGCCACTGCTGTCTGGTCAATAAGTGGAGCACCTTCCTGAAGGCCAGGCTCATCTGCTCGGTGCCGGGTGCCGACGGCATGGAGACACACTTTGATGAGCTCC GAGATGTTTACATACAGCCAACACAGGACACAAAAAACCCTGTGATATATGGagtcttctctgtctctgg CTCTGTCTTCAAAGGCTCAGCAGTTTGTGTCTACTCCATGGCCGACATCCGCATGGTCTTCAACGGACCCTTTGCCCACAAGGAGGGTCCCAATTACCAGTGGGTGGCCTACACTGGGAAGATCCCCTACCCTCGACCCGGCACA tgccCTGGAGGTACGTTCACCCCCAACATGAAGTCCACAAAGGACTATCCAGATGAAGTGATTAACTTTATGAGGAATCACCCTGCCATGTACAATGCCGTGTACCCGGTACATAAGCGCCCCCTGGTGGTTCGGACCAACGTGGACTATGAGTTCACCACCATCACTGTGGACCAGGTGACAGCTGCAGATGGCAACTATGAAGTGCTCTTCTTAGGAActg ACAAGGGAACAGTTCAGAAAGTAATTGTTCTGCCCAGAGATGACCTGCAGACTGAGGAGCTGGTCCTGGAGGAGGTAGAGGTTTTCAAG GTCCCTACTCCAATTACAACAATGAAGATCTCATCCAAAAGA CAACAGCTGTATGTGTCATCTGTGGTAGGGCTGACACAGCTGGCTCTTCACCGATGTGACGTGTACGGCGAGGCCTGTGCTGACTGCTGTCTGGCCAGAGACCCTTACTGTGCATGGGATGGCAAGTCCTGCTCCCGTTACTCGGCCTCGCAGAAGAG ACGTAGCCGGCGGCAGGACGTTAAGTACGGGAACCCCATCCGCCAATGCCGAGGATTCAACTCCAATG CCAATAAGAACACTCTGGAGATGGTGCAGTACGGGGTGGAGGGAAGCAGTACCTTCCTGGAGTGTCAGGCCCGCTCTCCACATGCTGTCATCAAATGGCATCTGCAGAGAGATAACAGCGACCGCAGGAAAGAG ATGCGTTCTGATGGTCGGATTTTGAAGACAGAACAAGGTCTACTCCTGCGCTCTCTGCAGCCGTCTGACTCCGGCATGTACCAGTGTACGGCCACGGAGAAGAACTTCAAACACTCGCTGGTCAAGCTGCAGTTGGTGGTGCTGTCGGGCCGGGCCGTCAACAACGTGCTGGTGGAGGGCGGAGGAGGGCTGTTGCCGTCTTCTCTCCACTCCAGCACCCAGTGGACCCCCAGCGCAGGCCAGTACAAGGACCTGTTGACCATCCTGAGCCAGCCAGAGATGACCCTCATTAATCAGTACTGCCAGGACTACTGGCAGTTCGGAGACCCGCTGCTGGGCGCCCTCAAGGCCAAAGACCTGAAGGAGCTAAAAGAGCAGAAGAAACCCCGCAACCGCCGGCATcacggggaggaggaggaggaggaggagaaagaggagcgGGAGGAAGTAGAGACATGA